The proteins below come from a single Micromonospora citrea genomic window:
- a CDS encoding DUF5872 domain-containing protein, with amino-acid sequence MARYTKPELREQVKDEIMASDRGGRPGQWSARKSQLLTKEYQRRGGGYQGPKDERQKSLQRWGNEKWQTREGDTRARHGAETSRYLPKRAWEQLSEKERRATDAKKRRESKSGKQFVANTEPAKRARRDATSVARLSELPVAEATKLVRGLDTGQLRAALRRERDGKGRKTLIQRLESELDRR; translated from the coding sequence ATGGCGCGGTACACGAAGCCCGAACTGCGGGAGCAGGTCAAGGACGAGATCATGGCTTCCGACAGGGGCGGCAGGCCGGGGCAGTGGTCGGCGCGCAAGTCGCAGCTGCTCACCAAGGAGTACCAGCGGCGCGGCGGGGGCTACCAGGGCCCGAAGGACGAGCGGCAGAAGTCCCTCCAGCGCTGGGGCAACGAGAAGTGGCAGACCCGCGAAGGTGACACCCGGGCGCGGCACGGCGCCGAGACGAGTCGCTACCTGCCCAAACGGGCCTGGGAGCAGCTCTCCGAGAAGGAACGGCGCGCGACGGACGCCAAGAAGCGCCGGGAGTCGAAGTCCGGCAAGCAGTTCGTCGCCAACACCGAGCCGGCGAAACGGGCGCGCCGGGACGCCACGTCGGTCGCGCGACTGTCGGAGCTGCCGGTCGCCGAGGCGACCAAGCTGGTGCGGGGCCTCGACACCGGCCAGCTCAGGGCGGCGCTGCGACGCGAGCGCGACGGCAAGGGCCGCAAGACGCTCATCCAGCGGCTGGAGTCGGAACTCGACCGACGCTGA